Proteins encoded together in one Miscanthus floridulus cultivar M001 chromosome 16, ASM1932011v1, whole genome shotgun sequence window:
- the LOC136513857 gene encoding subtilisin-chymotrypsin inhibitor-2B-like, whose amino-acid sequence MSSTATAAPECGGPKTSWPEVVGLSVEEAKKVILKDKPDADIIVLPTGSPVTMDYRPNRVRIFVDTVAQTPHVG is encoded by the coding sequence ATGAGCTCCACGGCGACGGCGGCACCGGAGTGCGGCGGCCCCAAGACGTCGTGGCCGGAGGTGGTCGGGCTCagcgtggaggaagccaagaaggtgaTCCTCAAGGACAAGCCCGATGCCGACATCATCGTGCTGCCCACCGGCTCGCCTGTGACCATGGATTACCGCCCCAACCGCGTCCGCATCTTCGTCGACACCGTCGCCCAGACGCCCCATGTCGGCTGA